One genomic region from Quercus robur chromosome 4, dhQueRobu3.1, whole genome shotgun sequence encodes:
- the LOC126722037 gene encoding disease resistance RPP13-like protein 4, with protein MEKTEAKMPTMSEILQEAMTRIKKAAGKNVELETIANDLEKSIKEWDDFVRESDKINTALKKLIDDEGNIIEKSKIHSIGSNIEGLRRWVILQEAKTHINKAREKDEDLKTVNELDKINALSRDEDLKMENELDKINTVSSRVSKWESDFDGEIDKINTALKELLILKQGDDSERQKKINSVLGDIKQLRRKGSSVQFTKVKSSSSSRPPQTQDVALSEAWKQLGLEENIFSKTINVGNLQSSYHNVENHQIKLCLLSLSIFPVNYPIKKRLLIYWWIGEGFINGNGKKTAEEVGEEVFEKLINQGLIRPVVDRHDSWPIVNKCNLHPWIHRMLISLAKDVELFEFINKSSNTKVPKHRRSCLVSITQNYSSADQYPAMPENLWTLFNLSEQYLHFKPDWLTKLKTIEVLQLGRWQDVFLNHIETINEELLKGLGAQKNLKYLSLRGISRIAELPPSIVNLTSLEILELKACHNLETLPNDISLLRKLTHLDVSECYLLERMPTGLDTLTLTSLQVLKGFLIGDSKTTPCRLGDLGKLTRLRRLSIYIGSAAEILENTSSLRCLTITWALRSNSESRDKVKMQSFSFPPDLQKLDLRAFPLEAPPKWLTPTKLKRLKKLYIRGGGLGKFDFGEQDKWAVEILRLGHLKKLRIDWNKLNQDFPCLRYPKKEEEVNPNKSDSEMVES; from the coding sequence ATGGAAAAGACTGAAGCCAAGATGCCTACAATGTCTGAGATTCTACAAGAGGCCATGACTCGCATAAAAAAGGCAGCAGGAAAAAATGTAGAGTTGGAGACGATTGCAAACGACCTTGAGAAATCAATTAAGGAGTGGGATGATTTTGTACGAGAAAGCGATAAAATCAATACTGCTTTGAAAAAACTCATTGATGATGAGGGCAACATAATCGAAAAAAGTAAGATACATTCCATTGGTAGCAATATCGAAGGATTAAGAAGGTGGGTTATTCTACAAGAGGCCAAGACTCACATCAATAAGGcaagagaaaaagatgaagatttGAAGACGGTAAACGAGCTTGATAAAATCAATGCACTATCCAGAGATGAAGATTTGAAGATGGAAAACGAGCTTGATAAAATCAATACAGTATCCAGTCGTGTCTCAAAGTGGGAGAGCGATTTCGATGGTGAAATTGATAAAATCAATACTGCTTTGAAAGAACTACTAATTCTCAAACAAGGCGACGACAgtgaaagacaaaaaaagataaattctgTTCTTGGCGATATCAAACAATTAAGAAGGAAGGGTAGTTCAGTGCAATTCACTAAAGTGAAGAGCAGTTCATCATCTCGGCCACCACAGACACAAGATGTGGCTTTGTCAGAAGCGTGGAAACAACTTGGTTTGGAAGAGAACATTTTTTCAAAGACGATAAACGTGGGAAATCTTCAATCAAGTTACCACAATGTTGAGAACCACCAAATAAAGCTCTgcttactctctctctcaatattccCGGTGAATTATCCTATAAAGAAGAGGCTTTTAATTTACTGGTGGATTGGTGAGGGCTTCATCAATGGAAACGGGAAAAAGACAGCTGAGGAGGTTGGAGAAGAAGTGTTTGAGAAACTCATAAATCAAGGCCTAATTAGACCGGTAGTAGACCGTCATGATTCATGGCCAATTGTGAATAAATGTAACCTGCACCCTTGGATTCACCGTATGTTGATATCGTTGGCCAAGGACGTTGAACTTTTTGAATTCATTAACAAGAGCTCCAATACCAAGGTGCCCAAACATAGGCGGTCGTGCTTAGTTTCAATCACTCAAAACTATTCTTCAGCTGATCAGTATCCCGCCATGCCTGAGAACTTGTGGACATTATTCAATTTAAGTGAGCAATATCTTCATTTCAAACCAGACTGGCTTACCAAGTTGAAGACGATTGAGGTTCTTCAGTTGGGGCGTTGGCAGGACgtttttttaaatcacattgAAACGATAAATGAAGAACTTCTGAAAGGTTTGGGGGCTCAGAAAAACTTGAAGTATCTTAGTCTCCGAGGGATTTCAAGAATAGCTGAACTTCCTCCCTCCATTGTAAACCTCACCAGCCTTGAAATTCTTGAACTTAAAGCATGTCACAATTTAGAGACATTGCCCAATGATATTTCATTATTGAGGAAGCTGACGCATTTGGATGTATCGGAGTGTTACTTGCTAGAAAGAATGCCAACGGGGCTTGATACCCTCACCCTCACTTCTCTCCAAGTGTTGAAGGGATTTCTTATAGGAGATTCAAAAACCACTCCCTGCAGACTTGGTGATCTTGGCAAATTGACGAGATTGAGAAGGTTGAGTATCTACATAGGAAGTGCGGCTGAAATCCTGGAGAATACTTCCTCTCTTCGCTGCCTAACAATCACATGGGCGTTACGTTCTAATTCAGAATCAAGAGATAAAGTAAAGATGCAATCCTTTTCATTTCCACCAGATTTGCAAAAACTAGATCTCAGAGCCTTTCCTCTAGAGGCTCCGCCAAAATGGTTAACACCAACTAAACtgaaaagattaaagaagctGTATATAAGGGGAGGGGGACTTGGAAAGTTTGATTTTGGGGAACAAGACAAGTGGGCAGTTGAAATCTTACGTCTCGGGCATCTAAAGAAGCTGCGGATAGACTGGAACAAGTTAAATCAAGATTTTCCTTGTCTACGGtatcccaaaaaagaagaagaagttaatcCAAATAAGAGTGATTCAGAGATggttgagagttga